One window of the Diospyros lotus cultivar Yz01 chromosome 12, ASM1463336v1, whole genome shotgun sequence genome contains the following:
- the LOC127787548 gene encoding uncharacterized protein LOC127787548, producing the protein MVFQRSGESLKDYIERFRCKVNNVESPFDKSILTAISVGLRKDGKLYKSIYKSPVRDLGEFYERAAKEVRWGEAFGLKKSSDQKNEGEHTGQNKKRGDEDTNKGGRGRSPNDQTAKKARYGREVERLARQGRYESYSVLSDSQDRIFATECNKEDFGRPNPLRTPDKYRSKRKLCSYHNEAGHTTSECWALKDAIEELIRRGTSNRSHERYVREAIHLLLVGDDSHGGHSKKAKMASDDISLTKNDSKDVYWLHNDALVVRAWIGNMEVRRIIVDTGS; encoded by the exons ATGGTGTTCCAACGGTCTGGTGAATCTTTAAAAGACTATATAGAAAGGTTCAGGTGCAAAGTGAATAATGTGGAAAGCCCTTTCGACAAGAGTATCCTGACTGCAATCTCCGTCGGGCTTCGAAAGGATGGGAAGCTCTACAAAAGCATTTACAAGTCCCCAGTAAGAGACCTCGGCGAGTTCTATGAGCGAGCTGCAAAGGAGGTTCGATGGGGGGAAGCTTTCGGCTTGAAAAAATCGAGCGACCAAAAAAATGAGGGAGAACACACCGgccaaaataaaaagagaggTGACGAAGACACCAACAAAGGAGGTCGCGGGCGGAGCCCTAACGATCAGACGGCCAAGAAGGCAAGATATGGGCGAGAAGTGGAACGACTTGCACGCCAAGGTCGGTATGAAAGTTATAGTGTCCTGTCTGACTCTCAGGACAGGATCTTTGCCACGGAATGCAACAAGGAAGACTTTGGAAGGCCTAACCCTCTAAGGACTCCCGACAAATACAGAAGCAAGAGAAAACTCTGTTCCTATCATAATGAGGCAGGGCACACCACCTCTGAGTGTTGGGCGCTAAAGGACGCAATTGAAGAACTGATCAGGAGGG GGACTTCTAACAGATCGCACGAACGGTATGTTCGGGAAGCCATCCACCTTCTGCTCGTCGGGGATGATAGCCATGGGGGACATTCCAAGAAAGCTAAAATGGCTTCAGATGACATCTCTTTAACCAAGAATGATTCCAAAGACGTGTACTGGCTGCACAACGATGCCCTTGTGGTCCGAGCTTGGATTGGCAATATGGAGGTGCGGAGGATCATCGTGGACACGGGTAGCTAG